A window of the Candidatus Rokuibacteriota bacterium genome harbors these coding sequences:
- a CDS encoding FAD-dependent monooxygenase, with amino-acid sequence MSGGDLSVAVVGGGIGGLAAALALLRAGFDVQVFEQASALMEVGAGIQISPNASRLLHRLGLGAALDRTGVRPVAVHQRRWDDGRTLQRAPLGEAVEAAFGAPYYHFHRHDLLKVLSDALPPDRLHLGHRLAGFTDHGDRVELRFAHGARVAVGMLVGADGIHSTVRGELFGPEQPRFTGCIAYRGLVPADRLGHLELEVLANNWMGPGGHFVHYFVAGGRLVNFVAIMERETWIRESWTDRGEVADALAAFKGWHPLVTAIIGAGDETFIWALLDRAPLDRWSVGRVTLLGDACHAMLPIMAQGAAQSIEDGATLAACLLQDGAADVASALWRYEALRRPRAARLQEMSRANKTRFHLPDGPEQQERDAELATRGDRTIAALGWLYGHDASSIDGDPETERR; translated from the coding sequence ATGAGCGGAGGTGATCTATCCGTCGCCGTCGTGGGCGGCGGCATCGGGGGGCTGGCGGCGGCGCTCGCCCTGCTGCGCGCGGGATTCGACGTGCAGGTGTTCGAGCAGGCGTCGGCGCTCATGGAGGTCGGCGCCGGTATCCAGATCAGTCCGAACGCCTCGCGGCTCTTGCACCGCTTGGGCCTGGGTGCCGCGCTGGATCGAACTGGCGTGCGCCCGGTGGCCGTGCACCAGCGTCGCTGGGACGATGGCCGCACCTTGCAGCGCGCCCCGCTCGGCGAGGCGGTGGAGGCTGCCTTCGGCGCGCCCTACTACCATTTCCACCGCCACGATCTCCTCAAGGTGCTGTCGGACGCACTGCCCCCAGACCGGCTGCATCTCGGGCATCGGCTCGCCGGCTTCACCGACCACGGTGACCGCGTCGAGCTGCGGTTCGCCCACGGCGCGCGGGTCGCGGTCGGCATGCTCGTCGGTGCGGACGGCATCCATTCCACGGTGCGGGGGGAGCTGTTTGGCCCGGAGCAACCGCGCTTCACCGGCTGCATCGCCTATCGTGGGCTCGTCCCGGCGGATCGGCTCGGGCATCTCGAGCTCGAAGTCCTGGCGAACAATTGGATGGGTCCCGGGGGTCACTTCGTGCACTACTTCGTGGCCGGCGGCCGCCTCGTCAATTTCGTGGCCATCATGGAGCGGGAGACCTGGATCCGGGAGTCCTGGACCGACCGCGGCGAGGTGGCCGACGCGCTGGCCGCCTTCAAGGGCTGGCACCCTCTGGTGACCGCGATCATCGGCGCCGGGGATGAGACCTTCATCTGGGCGCTCCTCGACCGCGCCCCGCTCGACCGCTGGTCGGTCGGCCGCGTGACGCTCCTCGGCGATGCCTGCCACGCCATGCTGCCCATCATGGCGCAGGGCGCCGCGCAGTCCATCGAGGATGGCGCGACGCTGGCGGCCTGTCTGCTCCAGGACGGCGCGGCCGACGTCGCCTCCGCCTTGTGGCGGTACGAGGCGCTGCGACGGCCGCGGGCGGCACGCTTGCAGGAGATGTCTCGGGCCAACAAGACGCGCTTCCACCTCCCCGACGGTCCCGAGCAGCAAGAGCGCGACGCCGAGCTGGCCACGAGGGGCGACCGGACGATTGCGGCGCTCGGCTGGCTCTACGGGCACGACGCTTCGTCGATCGACGGCGATCCCGAAACAGAACGGCGGTGA
- a CDS encoding carboxymuconolactone decarboxylase family protein: protein MSQAASSDKGSAQRSDELIARMKKARGYIYPEWEFAARQDPEFVETYNRIYELGLGEGKHVSAKVREFVAIALLAFRGGEKAGLVAHMERAIRFGATREEIFEILETCLVPGGAPTFHRGLGALLEVKG, encoded by the coding sequence ATGAGCCAGGCGGCATCGAGCGACAAGGGCAGTGCGCAACGGTCGGACGAGCTGATCGCGCGAATGAAGAAGGCGCGCGGTTACATCTACCCGGAGTGGGAGTTCGCGGCGCGGCAGGACCCGGAGTTCGTCGAGACCTACAATCGGATCTACGAACTGGGCTTGGGTGAGGGTAAGCACGTCTCGGCGAAAGTCCGTGAGTTCGTCGCCATCGCGCTCCTCGCTTTCCGCGGGGGCGAAAAGGCCGGTCTCGTGGCGCACATGGAGCGCGCGATCCGCTTCGGCGCCACGCGCGAGGAGATCTTTGAGATCCTCGAGACCTGCCTGGTGCCGGGCGGCGCGCCGACCTTCCACCGCGGGCTGGGCGCGCTCCTTGAAGTGAAGGGCTGA
- a CDS encoding ABC transporter substrate-binding protein, producing MNRTRAIALAALFTLGPWGASAAPAAPEGQMTWAVHVSLAPSWFDPAETQGVIVPFMVLYALHDALVKPMPGQPMAPSLAESWTTSRDGLAYEFTLRKGVTFHNGDPLTAEDVKFSFERYRGSSAKTLHERVARVEIVDALRVRFVLKAPWPDFLTFYATPATGAAWIVPKRYVERVGDDGFKRAPVGAGPYKLFSFSPGIELVLEANESYWRRVPSVKRLVFRAVPDESTRLAMLKRGEADVAYSIRGALAQELARTPGLTLKPVAGTFTEWLTLTEQWNAKSPWHDQRVRLAASLAINRKEINNAEYLGHGRLSASIIPRDFAFAWTAPAFPYDPERARRLLAEAGYPRGFDAAEVATDNTYAPVGEAVVNDLQAVGIRTRLRVMERAAYLNTDAEKAFKHIVRVGSAAAGNAATRIEAFVISGGIRSYGGYPDIDGLYREQAREMDARKREAILHRIQQLVHEKVMFAPIVEPVFLNGHGARVAEPGLGLIVGHLYSAPYEDLRLKK from the coding sequence ATGAATCGAACGAGAGCGATCGCGCTGGCCGCGCTGTTCACCCTGGGCCCGTGGGGCGCGTCGGCGGCGCCGGCGGCGCCCGAGGGCCAGATGACGTGGGCGGTCCACGTCTCGCTCGCGCCAAGCTGGTTCGACCCGGCGGAGACGCAGGGCGTGATCGTGCCGTTCATGGTCCTCTACGCGCTCCACGATGCGCTCGTGAAGCCGATGCCGGGCCAGCCGATGGCGCCGAGCCTCGCCGAGTCCTGGACCACGTCGCGCGACGGCCTCGCCTACGAGTTCACGCTCCGCAAAGGCGTCACGTTCCACAACGGCGATCCCCTGACCGCCGAGGACGTGAAGTTCTCCTTCGAGCGCTACCGCGGCAGCTCGGCCAAGACGCTCCACGAGCGGGTGGCGCGCGTCGAAATCGTCGATGCCCTCAGGGTCCGCTTCGTCCTGAAGGCGCCCTGGCCCGATTTCCTGACCTTCTACGCCACGCCGGCCACCGGCGCCGCCTGGATCGTCCCGAAGCGCTACGTCGAGCGCGTGGGCGACGACGGCTTCAAGCGCGCGCCCGTCGGCGCCGGCCCGTACAAGCTCTTCTCCTTCTCGCCCGGAATCGAGCTGGTGCTGGAGGCCAACGAGAGCTACTGGCGAAGGGTGCCGTCGGTGAAGCGGCTGGTGTTCCGGGCCGTGCCGGACGAGAGCACGCGGCTCGCGATGCTCAAGCGGGGCGAGGCGGACGTCGCGTACTCGATCCGCGGCGCGCTCGCGCAGGAGTTGGCCCGAACTCCGGGGCTCACGCTCAAGCCCGTCGCGGGCACCTTCACCGAGTGGCTGACCCTCACCGAGCAGTGGAACGCGAAATCTCCCTGGCACGATCAGCGCGTGCGGCTGGCGGCCAGCCTCGCCATCAACCGCAAGGAGATCAACAACGCCGAGTACCTGGGCCACGGACGGCTCAGCGCCAGCATCATCCCGCGCGACTTCGCGTTCGCCTGGACGGCGCCGGCCTTCCCCTACGATCCCGAGCGGGCGCGGCGGCTCCTGGCGGAGGCAGGCTACCCGCGCGGCTTCGACGCAGCGGAGGTGGCCACGGACAACACGTACGCGCCCGTTGGCGAGGCGGTCGTGAACGACCTCCAGGCTGTCGGGATCCGCACGCGGCTCCGGGTGATGGAGCGCGCCGCCTACCTGAACACGGATGCTGAGAAGGCCTTCAAGCACATCGTGCGCGTGGGAAGCGCGGCCGCCGGCAACGCTGCCACGCGCATCGAGGCGTTCGTGATCTCGGGCGGCATCCGCTCCTACGGCGGCTATCCCGACATCGACGGGCTCTACCGGGAACAGGCGCGCGAGATGGATGCGAGGAAGCGTGAGGCGATCCTCCACCGGATCCAGCAGCTCGTGCACGAGAAGGTAATGTTCGCCCCCATCGTCGAGCCGGTCTTCCTGAACGGGCACGGCGCCCGCGTGGCCGAGCCGGGCTTGGGTCTCATCGTCGGCCACCTCTACTCGGCGCCGTACGAGGACCTGCGCCTGAAGAAGTAA
- a CDS encoding aldo/keto reductase translates to MLMRKLGRTGLRVSALCLGGNTFGWTTDQKASEAVLDAYVEAAGNFIDTADVYSRWAPGNKGGESETALGIWMTARKNRHTVLIGTKVMGPMGPGPNDTGLSRQHIMEGVEASLRRLQTDYIDLYQAHWDDKDTPLEETLRAFDDLVRQGKVRYIGASNHHAWRLTRALWESDKRGYVRYESIQPKYNLVFRDEYERELEPLCLEQGVGVISYSSLGSGFLSGKYRPGADLPKTARAVNVQKGYMNDRGFAVLAAVDKVAGKVGATPAQVALSWLAHRPGITAPIASATSVAQLKEILGGIDLKLDEEATATLDSASAWKEA, encoded by the coding sequence ATGCTGATGCGCAAGCTGGGCCGGACGGGGCTGCGGGTGTCGGCCCTCTGCCTGGGCGGCAACACGTTCGGATGGACCACGGACCAGAAGGCCTCCGAGGCCGTGCTCGACGCCTACGTGGAGGCCGCCGGCAATTTCATCGATACCGCCGACGTCTACTCCCGCTGGGCGCCGGGCAACAAGGGCGGCGAGTCGGAGACCGCGCTCGGGATATGGATGACGGCGCGCAAGAATCGCCACACCGTGCTCATCGGCACCAAGGTCATGGGGCCGATGGGGCCGGGGCCGAATGACACGGGCCTCTCGCGCCAGCACATCATGGAAGGGGTCGAGGCCTCGCTGCGTCGTCTGCAGACCGACTACATCGACCTCTACCAGGCGCACTGGGACGATAAGGACACGCCGCTCGAGGAAACGCTCCGCGCCTTCGACGACCTGGTGCGCCAGGGCAAGGTGCGCTATATCGGCGCCTCGAACCACCACGCGTGGCGGCTCACGCGCGCGCTCTGGGAGAGCGACAAGCGCGGCTACGTGCGGTACGAGTCGATCCAGCCGAAGTACAACCTCGTGTTCCGCGACGAGTACGAGCGCGAGCTCGAGCCGCTCTGTCTCGAGCAGGGCGTGGGCGTCATCTCGTACTCCTCGCTCGGGAGCGGGTTCCTGTCGGGCAAGTACCGCCCCGGCGCGGATCTGCCCAAGACGGCCCGCGCCGTCAACGTGCAGAAGGGCTACATGAACGATCGCGGCTTCGCCGTCCTCGCCGCGGTGGACAAGGTGGCCGGCAAGGTCGGCGCCACGCCGGCGCAGGTTGCGCTCTCCTGGCTCGCCCACCGTCCCGGCATCACGGCGCCTATCGCCAGCGCGACCTCCGTCGCCCAGCTCAAGGAGATCCTCGGCGGCATCGACCTCAAGCTGGACGAGGAGGCGACCGCGACGCTCGACAGCGCGAGCGCCTGGAAAGAAGCCTAA
- a CDS encoding ORF6N domain-containing protein: MLSPPRPEPLENRILFLRGQAVMLSRDLAELYKVTARELNQQVKRNPRRFPRDFVFQLTDEEAEEIRVQIPGPQGSWRGKLPYAFTEQGAGMLAAVLRSPTAATVTIEILRAFARLREPHEPPESTPLTRQASNLFAAIRDAVLLCREDKAFTTEVPSTYFLQAGTSGPIKIGSTRNLAVRIRTLMTMSPVPVRLLGVMKGDHEEACHMRLGVFRIHGEWFTPAEPVLEFIRANAITPRGGGRRSAADSGSSQVAGETRASGESPV; encoded by the coding sequence ATGCTGTCGCCCCCACGACCTGAACCCCTCGAGAATCGCATTTTGTTTCTTCGGGGTCAGGCTGTGATGCTGAGCAGGGACCTTGCGGAGCTCTACAAGGTCACGGCCCGGGAACTGAATCAGCAGGTCAAGCGCAATCCGCGCCGCTTCCCGCGCGACTTCGTGTTTCAGCTGACGGACGAAGAGGCCGAAGAGATCCGGGTCCAGATTCCCGGACCGCAGGGGTCATGGCGCGGCAAGCTGCCTTACGCGTTCACGGAGCAAGGGGCCGGGATGCTTGCCGCCGTCCTGCGGAGCCCGACAGCGGCCACGGTCACGATCGAGATCCTCCGGGCCTTCGCCCGGCTGCGCGAGCCACATGAGCCGCCGGAGTCCACTCCACTCACCAGGCAAGCCTCCAATCTCTTCGCCGCCATTCGAGATGCCGTGCTCCTCTGTAGGGAGGACAAGGCATTCACCACCGAAGTCCCGTCCACGTACTTCCTCCAGGCTGGAACGAGCGGGCCGATCAAAATCGGCTCCACCAGAAATCTCGCCGTTCGAATTCGGACGCTCATGACCATGTCGCCAGTTCCGGTCAGGCTCCTAGGTGTGATGAAGGGCGATCACGAAGAGGCCTGCCACATGCGCTTGGGAGTCTTTCGCATCCACGGTGAATGGTTCACACCGGCAGAGCCCGTCCTGGAATTCATCCGCGCGAACGCGATCACGCCTCGCGGCGGCGGAAGGCGTAGCGCTGCCGATTCTGGCTCAAGCCAAGTCGCCGGCGAGACTCGGGCTTCTGGCGAGTCGCCCGTCTGA
- a CDS encoding LLM class flavin-dependent oxidoreductase yields the protein MTVEFGVLLPTREAVMSGRPETAPMLAMAERAEAAGFDSVWIGDSLISRPRHEPLTLLAAVAARTRRVRLGTGVLLPALRNPVVLAQIVATLDRIAEGRVILGVGIAADSPSIRKEFAAAGVPWDRRVGRYLETLEICRALWSRDGVSFSGKHFTLENITMEPKPHRPGGPPIWIGGSGPSALRDAAKFDAWFPTGPSADFFAEHFPRVQAAARAAGRAPDAVTGAAYVTIALDANPAAAEQRLHGFLEGYYGAPARVIMARQASYAGPLEGCVEWLQRWIDAGARHISLRFAGGDQLAQVDEAASRLLPRLKRG from the coding sequence ATGACAGTTGAGTTCGGCGTCCTGCTTCCCACCCGCGAGGCCGTGATGTCCGGCCGCCCGGAGACGGCTCCGATGCTGGCCATGGCGGAACGCGCTGAGGCCGCGGGCTTCGACTCTGTCTGGATCGGTGATTCGCTGATTTCCAGGCCGCGCCACGAGCCGCTCACCCTGCTGGCCGCCGTCGCGGCGCGCACGCGACGGGTGCGCCTGGGGACGGGCGTGCTCCTGCCTGCGCTGCGGAACCCCGTCGTGCTCGCCCAGATCGTGGCGACGCTTGACCGCATCGCCGAGGGGCGCGTCATCCTCGGGGTCGGCATCGCCGCCGACTCGCCGTCCATCCGCAAGGAGTTTGCGGCCGCCGGCGTGCCGTGGGACCGCCGGGTGGGACGGTATCTCGAGACGCTCGAGATCTGTCGCGCGCTGTGGAGCCGCGACGGCGTCAGCTTCAGCGGCAAGCACTTCACGCTGGAGAACATCACGATGGAGCCGAAGCCGCACCGCCCGGGCGGGCCGCCCATCTGGATCGGCGGCAGCGGCCCCAGCGCGCTTCGCGACGCCGCGAAGTTCGACGCGTGGTTCCCCACGGGCCCCAGCGCGGACTTCTTCGCCGAGCACTTCCCCCGCGTGCAGGCGGCCGCCCGCGCGGCGGGCCGCGCGCCCGACGCCGTGACGGGCGCGGCGTACGTCACGATCGCGCTCGACGCGAACCCGGCCGCCGCCGAGCAACGGCTGCACGGCTTCCTCGAGGGCTACTACGGGGCGCCGGCGCGCGTGATCATGGCCCGCCAGGCCTCCTACGCCGGGCCGCTCGAAGGCTGCGTCGAGTGGCTCCAGCGCTGGATCGACGCGGGCGCGCGCCACATCTCCCTGCGGTTCGCCGGCGGCGACCAGCTCGCCCAGGTGGACGAGGCGGCCTCACGCCTCCTGCCGAGGCTCAAGCGGGGCTGA